Proteins co-encoded in one Atribacterota bacterium genomic window:
- a CDS encoding metallophosphoesterase, translating to MKIGIIADTHDNLTNLKKAVEIFNKEKIDLLLHAGDFVSPFTARELKNILCPFAGVFGNNDGDRLLLQQKFQQIGSIYPEPFKINANNRTLIMFHKNDVIKELAKSQQYDIIIYGHTHKVDYYKEGKTTVINPGECGGWLTGQSTIAILDLTDLSAHIIEL from the coding sequence ATGAAAATTGGGATTATAGCTGACACTCATGACAATCTAACTAATCTAAAAAAAGCTGTGGAAATTTTTAATAAAGAAAAGATTGATTTGCTGCTTCATGCCGGTGATTTTGTTTCTCCTTTTACAGCCAGAGAACTAAAAAATATTCTATGTCCCTTTGCCGGTGTGTTTGGCAATAATGATGGGGACCGACTTTTATTACAACAAAAATTTCAACAAATTGGTTCTATCTATCCAGAGCCCTTTAAAATAAATGCCAATAACCGAACCCTTATTATGTTTCACAAAAATGATGTTATTAAGGAATTAGCTAAGAGCCAGCAGTATGATATAATTATCTATGGACATACACACAAGGTAGACTATTATAAAGAGGGAAAAACAACAGTAATTAATCCCGGAGAATGCGGGGGATGGCTTACCGGACAAAGCACTATTGCCATTCTGGATTTGACTGATTTAAGTGCACACATTATAGAACTATAA